The Leptospira levettii genome has a segment encoding these proteins:
- a CDS encoding putative sulfate/molybdate transporter, with translation MWKQKDFAFNRNEIAGAFGDIGTDFPILIAMILAAGLHAPSVFLIFGCMQILTGIIYKRPMPVQPLKAMATIVITGKIAGPIVLGGGLSIGILMLFFSTTGILEKIAKLVPKSVVRGLQLGLGISLSMLAFKEYIPSDSTKGYILSAISFLFIILLIDNRKIPASLVVIIFGFVFSLFFHFETYSKFSNFETNLPKIYVPNLEMILKGFILLTLPQIPLSIGNSILATKQISDDLFPNRKPISIKQIGLSYSIMNLISPFFSGIPCCHGAGGMVGHYTFGGRTGVSVLLYGMFYLLSGLFIGNGLDILIKAFPLPILGTLLFFEALSLILLTKDSFQNSKEFIIVIMTGLLASGLPYGFLIAMIVGTSIHYASIGFKTFTSIGGGNKNLDPIKETIE, from the coding sequence ATGTGGAAACAAAAGGATTTTGCCTTCAATCGGAACGAAATTGCAGGAGCTTTTGGAGATATTGGAACAGATTTTCCGATTCTGATCGCGATGATCTTAGCGGCGGGTCTTCATGCTCCCAGTGTTTTTCTCATATTTGGTTGTATGCAAATACTAACAGGCATTATCTATAAAAGACCAATGCCCGTGCAACCACTGAAAGCAATGGCAACCATTGTGATAACAGGAAAAATTGCAGGTCCTATCGTGTTAGGTGGAGGACTTAGCATTGGAATCCTAATGTTGTTTTTTTCAACAACGGGAATACTCGAAAAAATTGCGAAACTTGTTCCCAAGTCAGTTGTCAGAGGGTTACAACTTGGTTTAGGGATTAGTTTGAGTATGCTTGCTTTTAAGGAATATATCCCTTCAGATAGTACCAAAGGTTATATCCTATCGGCAATATCGTTTTTGTTTATCATTCTACTAATCGATAACCGAAAGATTCCTGCGTCCTTAGTTGTTATCATTTTTGGTTTTGTGTTTTCTTTATTTTTTCATTTTGAAACATACTCAAAATTTTCAAATTTTGAAACAAATCTACCAAAAATATACGTACCAAATCTTGAAATGATTTTAAAAGGGTTTATATTACTAACGCTTCCTCAAATTCCTTTGTCTATTGGAAATTCTATTCTTGCCACAAAACAAATATCAGATGATTTATTTCCAAACAGAAAACCAATTTCAATTAAACAGATTGGATTGTCTTATTCTATAATGAATTTGATCTCACCATTTTTTAGTGGGATACCCTGTTGTCATGGTGCAGGCGGAATGGTCGGTCATTATACCTTTGGAGGTAGAACAGGTGTTTCTGTCTTATTGTATGGTATGTTTTATCTCTTATCTGGATTGTTTATAGGGAATGGATTAGATATTTTGATAAAGGCATTTCCATTACCTATCTTAGGTACATTACTTTTTTTTGAAGCTTTATCACTCATTTTATTAACCAAAGATTCATTTCAAAATAGCAAAGAATTTATCATTGTGATTATGACAGGTTTACTTGCAAGTGGATTACCCTATGGATTTCTGATTGCTATGATTGTCGGAACGAGTATCCACTATGCATCCATTGGATTTAAAACTTTTACTTCCATTGGTGGCGGAAATAAAAATTTAGATCCAATCAAAGAAACGATTGAATGA
- a CDS encoding PepSY-associated TM helix domain-containing protein, with translation MKAKRWYQLHLVLGIFGSSFLFVLGITGSLLVYGKEIQSILTPIQIPLQVNRLPYDGLYRGVVQQLPEGSIAGWLVSDLLDQPDQIWFHDTNTPSKETVYLLNPYNGKIIGSLKEDRSDSFYGFLLVLHYSLFMGGIGYFITGCFAIVYLLLVFTGLKLYKRFWISLFRLRLRESLQILFSDLHKFVGINAVWFHLILAITGGWWSIRDTIIRNEPEEIIIHHLWNNRSSIDELIDESIRQIPNFHLGYISFPHHDQNEPIGFYGNRHDSSGWESRYGSYLQFDTRTRKILRIVDISKESNLNQFLDSFRPLHFGTFANHFSKVIWILCGLTPAILSVSGILIFYEKRKNKRKVLKQRTQS, from the coding sequence TTGAAGGCAAAACGTTGGTACCAACTCCATTTGGTTCTCGGAATTTTTGGATCTAGTTTTTTATTCGTGTTAGGGATTACGGGTTCCTTACTTGTTTATGGGAAAGAGATACAGTCAATCCTCACACCCATCCAAATTCCATTGCAAGTGAATCGACTTCCATATGATGGTTTGTACCGAGGAGTTGTGCAGCAACTACCGGAGGGGAGTATTGCTGGTTGGTTGGTTTCCGATCTTTTAGACCAACCCGACCAAATATGGTTTCATGATACAAACACACCCAGTAAGGAAACTGTGTATTTACTTAACCCTTACAATGGAAAGATCATAGGTTCGTTGAAAGAAGATAGGAGCGATAGTTTTTATGGATTCCTCTTAGTATTACATTACAGCTTATTTATGGGCGGAATTGGATACTTCATCACTGGATGTTTTGCCATCGTATATTTATTACTCGTATTCACTGGCTTAAAATTATACAAACGATTCTGGATTTCTTTGTTTCGGCTACGTTTACGAGAGAGTCTCCAAATCTTATTTTCCGACTTACACAAATTTGTTGGAATTAATGCTGTTTGGTTCCATTTAATTTTGGCAATCACTGGCGGTTGGTGGAGTATACGCGATACAATCATTCGGAATGAACCTGAAGAGATCATTATCCATCACCTTTGGAACAATCGAAGTTCCATTGATGAATTGATTGATGAATCGATTAGACAAATTCCAAACTTTCATTTGGGATACATTTCCTTCCCACATCATGACCAAAATGAACCAATTGGCTTTTATGGAAATCGACATGATTCATCTGGATGGGAAAGTCGATATGGATCTTATCTACAATTTGATACAAGGACTAGGAAAATTCTTCGTATTGTCGACATTTCAAAAGAATCCAATCTAAATCAATTTTTAGATTCTTTCCGACCTCTCCATTTTGGAACCTTTGCAAATCATTTTAGTAAAGTGATCTGGATACTTTGTGGTTTAACACCGGCAATTTTATCTGTGAGTGGGATACTGATTTTTTATGAGAAGCGTAAAAACAAAAGAAAAGTTCTAAAACAAAGAACCCAATCCTAA
- a CDS encoding LIC_11695 family lipoprotein codes for MKTKIKILFLSFFIGLNTFQCELFDPKSKITNNELVEIVTLQQLNANSMSEGQKLGLTIAYSHRFSIKNGPQLFCREYSTAYLEKKAEWELNIEQTYATIGNAIGIDIVVERFNGPCAINNKISACHYDGVDGINDLIPYAYSTEGEHKYLIPAYIYYGINNLKNAKEACEGYNGTYVCYDPTKCWQ; via the coding sequence ATGAAAACAAAAATTAAAATTCTATTTCTATCTTTTTTCATTGGATTAAACACTTTCCAATGCGAACTTTTTGACCCAAAATCAAAAATAACAAACAATGAATTGGTGGAAATTGTAACATTGCAACAGTTAAATGCAAATAGCATGAGTGAAGGTCAAAAACTCGGTCTAACGATTGCTTATAGCCATAGATTTAGTATAAAAAATGGCCCCCAATTATTTTGTCGCGAATACTCCACCGCTTACCTAGAAAAAAAAGCAGAGTGGGAATTAAATATTGAGCAAACATATGCTACGATTGGAAATGCCATTGGAATTGATATAGTGGTAGAACGTTTCAATGGACCTTGCGCCATCAATAATAAAATTAGCGCATGCCATTATGATGGAGTAGATGGTATCAATGATTTAATTCCTTATGCTTACTCTACAGAAGGTGAACACAAATATTTGATCCCTGCTTACATTTATTATGGCATCAACAATCTAAAAAATGCAAAAGAAGCATGTGAAGGTTATAACGGAACTTATGTTTGTTATGATCCAACAAAGTGTTGGCAATAA
- a CDS encoding TonB-dependent receptor translates to MSFLFEINSQLKPKPKIEPRWRLVNRSDLVLVYFACLCLTPLPVSYVRAETIEPKTKQNTNSQSKNESENPKPENGIRVTGKKDQRDREILRTPNSISRLNEQEIQDAGINRTGDIDKQVPNFSIIDSGSRNFTYFNIRGMRSIAFSEPAVGLILDGIPLNDNVALNTELYGLESIEVYRGSQATLFGKNFQGGVVEIKTKKPTNLSEGKITFDIGNYKKQETSVYYNSPIIYDKLYFGVAGKTTEREGYLSNVTGFYYPNNRPYELPVEIYKTHPDGRKGQAGRFRLYFTPNQIFEADLQISAESFDDGSLNLVNYLGAKSEREKALLQGCVAAPTNCSKLYGTYINRVNGDRKVYWDYEGKSNVTGNTYSLSTTTKLPNSNLKTAIALRKMDIDPITADSDFTKVDQNRSIYIEKSTTFLNDIYLESKDKLNPFQFKLGIYTSNKITNIDQAKEHRVPLYVINDFPGLNAPTQEKNISRINDKNVSLYTHNSYTFFETFTITLGARLERQDSRLSHSEIAVGPSNSNPAGDTLLLSDPYSIQNRYNYNVSRIIFDYKPIENLMFFIGVSRGYKNAGYSTVVNIPSKANFKPEINDTIEAGIKSEFFKNKFGLKYTQFYTETQDFHVIRAINLSQYVNLNAELVTIRGYELETFVKPQKDTKIGLTAGYTEGIFNRFQDTVLNRNFNGKWVHFIPKYDILSYLQYRNDLGIFFRGEFQAVGQMYFAADNTVYSDPYYVLNARVGYEKENLSAYLYANNLNDRYYFTSYIDGTFQAVPGAPKTYGFVLTYKI, encoded by the coding sequence ATGTCCTTTTTATTTGAGATTAATTCTCAATTAAAGCCCAAACCAAAAATCGAACCAAGATGGCGACTGGTAAATCGTTCTGACTTGGTTTTAGTGTACTTCGCCTGCCTCTGTTTGACGCCACTTCCGGTTTCTTATGTCAGAGCCGAAACAATCGAACCCAAGACAAAACAAAATACCAACTCACAATCGAAAAATGAATCAGAAAACCCAAAACCAGAAAACGGAATCCGTGTTACTGGGAAAAAAGACCAAAGGGATCGTGAAATCTTAAGAACACCTAACAGTATCAGTCGACTGAATGAACAAGAAATCCAAGATGCTGGGATCAACAGAACAGGTGATATCGACAAACAAGTTCCAAATTTTTCCATCATTGATTCAGGATCTCGTAACTTCACATACTTTAATATACGAGGTATGAGAAGTATTGCCTTTAGTGAACCAGCTGTCGGACTAATTTTAGATGGAATTCCCTTAAATGATAATGTAGCTCTTAACACCGAGTTATACGGTCTAGAAAGTATCGAAGTTTATAGAGGAAGCCAAGCTACTCTTTTTGGTAAAAATTTCCAAGGTGGTGTGGTTGAAATCAAAACAAAAAAACCAACCAATTTATCTGAGGGAAAAATCACATTTGATATAGGAAACTATAAAAAACAAGAAACATCAGTATATTATAATTCTCCAATTATATATGACAAACTATATTTTGGAGTCGCAGGTAAAACAACCGAAAGAGAGGGATACTTGTCTAATGTGACTGGATTCTATTATCCTAATAATAGACCATATGAACTCCCTGTTGAAATCTATAAAACACACCCCGATGGAAGAAAAGGTCAGGCAGGTAGATTTCGATTGTATTTTACACCAAATCAAATCTTTGAAGCCGACTTACAAATTAGTGCTGAAAGTTTCGATGATGGATCACTTAACCTTGTTAATTATCTAGGCGCCAAATCAGAAAGAGAAAAAGCTCTGCTCCAAGGATGCGTAGCGGCACCCACCAATTGTTCGAAGTTATACGGCACATATATCAATCGAGTGAATGGAGATAGAAAAGTATATTGGGATTACGAAGGAAAAAGTAATGTTACAGGAAATACATATTCACTATCGACAACTACCAAATTACCAAACTCTAACTTAAAAACAGCAATAGCGTTACGTAAAATGGACATTGATCCCATTACGGCTGATTCCGATTTCACAAAAGTTGACCAAAATCGTTCCATCTATATTGAAAAATCAACTACGTTTCTCAATGATATTTACCTAGAATCGAAAGACAAACTAAATCCATTTCAATTCAAACTAGGGATTTATACTTCCAATAAAATTACGAATATAGACCAAGCGAAAGAACATCGAGTTCCACTCTATGTGATCAATGATTTCCCTGGTTTAAATGCACCTACCCAAGAAAAAAATATTTCTAGAATAAACGACAAAAATGTAAGCCTTTACACACATAATAGTTACACCTTCTTTGAAACATTTACGATTACGTTAGGCGCTAGACTCGAAAGACAAGACAGTCGATTATCACATTCAGAAATTGCTGTCGGACCTTCAAATTCAAATCCTGCAGGTGATACCCTTCTTTTATCCGATCCCTATTCAATCCAAAATCGGTACAACTACAACGTATCTAGAATCATTTTTGATTATAAACCAATCGAAAATCTTATGTTTTTTATCGGTGTGAGCAGAGGATACAAAAACGCTGGTTATAGTACGGTTGTCAACATACCCTCCAAAGCAAATTTTAAACCCGAAATTAACGATACGATTGAAGCAGGTATCAAATCAGAATTTTTTAAAAACAAATTTGGACTGAAGTATACACAGTTCTACACAGAAACTCAAGACTTCCATGTTATCAGAGCAATCAACCTCTCTCAATATGTAAATCTTAATGCTGAGTTAGTAACAATCAGAGGTTATGAACTTGAGACTTTTGTAAAACCACAAAAAGATACCAAAATAGGATTAACAGCTGGATATACAGAAGGGATATTCAATCGGTTTCAAGACACAGTTCTCAATCGAAATTTTAATGGTAAGTGGGTCCACTTTATACCAAAATACGACATTCTCAGTTACCTTCAATATAGAAATGACTTAGGAATTTTTTTTAGAGGAGAATTCCAAGCCGTTGGCCAAATGTACTTCGCAGCAGATAACACTGTGTATAGCGATCCATATTATGTATTAAATGCAAGAGTTGGTTATGAAAAAGAAAATCTCTCTGCCTACCTCTATGCAAACAATCTCAATGATCGATACTATTTCACCTCATACATAGACGGAACATTCCAAGCAGTTCCTGGTGCACCAAAAACATATGGATTTGTATTAACCTATAAAATCTAA
- a CDS encoding CoA-binding protein translates to MNVPDSEIKSLLQSYPTITVYGLSQDPAKPSHYVPVFIREKGWNVIGTYPKEHTIGGFQIYKSLKDIPKENRKFIDVFRSSDKIPEVVDEILMLGGTEVLWLQLGISHPEAEKKAENAGIKVVSNRCLIIEYKKYF, encoded by the coding sequence ATGAATGTTCCAGATTCTGAAATTAAATCCTTACTCCAATCTTATCCAACAATCACAGTATATGGTTTAAGCCAAGATCCTGCAAAACCTAGTCATTATGTCCCTGTTTTCATTCGTGAAAAAGGTTGGAATGTCATCGGAACCTATCCCAAAGAACATACAATAGGCGGATTTCAGATCTACAAAAGTTTAAAGGACATCCCAAAAGAAAATCGAAAGTTCATCGATGTATTCAGAAGTTCTGACAAAATTCCAGAAGTTGTAGATGAAATTCTAATGTTAGGTGGAACTGAAGTTTTATGGTTACAATTGGGAATTTCGCACCCAGAAGCAGAAAAAAAAGCAGAAAACGCAGGGATCAAAGTTGTTTCCAACCGTTGCCTCATCATAGAATACAAAAAATATTTCTAA
- a CDS encoding DUF4334 domain-containing protein, translating to MKDKKLETRFHEMRAKKNNSVEDSFALYDALDVVPLNEMMGRWHGSGFHTGHTMDGALETFNWYGKEFVDPENVHPLVFKSFGKTLFKVNPSLMPVRLATLIPSTKLWPLRYLFLLVRFLFQTKHSKARVRQIEFRGKVSSAMIYDNLPIHDVFRKVNENTLFGCMDYKGMKQPFFFVLERD from the coding sequence ATGAAAGACAAAAAGCTTGAAACAAGATTTCACGAGATGCGTGCTAAAAAGAACAACTCTGTTGAGGATTCATTCGCACTCTATGATGCATTGGATGTAGTTCCATTGAATGAGATGATGGGGCGTTGGCATGGATCAGGATTTCATACAGGTCATACGATGGATGGTGCTTTAGAAACATTCAATTGGTATGGTAAGGAATTTGTTGATCCTGAAAATGTTCATCCATTGGTTTTTAAATCGTTTGGAAAAACATTGTTTAAAGTAAATCCATCGTTAATGCCTGTCAGGTTAGCGACACTCATTCCTTCTACAAAACTATGGCCATTACGTTACCTTTTTCTGTTAGTTCGATTTTTGTTCCAAACGAAACATTCCAAAGCTCGTGTGAGACAAATTGAGTTTAGAGGGAAAGTTTCATCTGCAATGATCTATGATAATCTTCCCATCCATGACGTTTTTCGCAAAGTAAATGAAAACACTTTGTTTGGATGTATGGATTATAAAGGAATGAAACAACCTTTTTTCTTTGTATTAGAGCGTGATTGA
- a CDS encoding YheT family hydrolase — translation MIFGNIYITISLILVFVFLIHYFINVVESPTLRFIDTELSSKIISETPKLLKRYIPTIWCYNPHFMLFLLMFRESKTKEFLYDKIEHLEMKDGGTTGLAWSGIQSVNHKDNTPIVVVFHTISGDEQDIKSTVSHIRETLNWIVVVCVRRGHGNLPLTKPIINTMGSTSDLKEQLNHIRKQFPSKPLFGVGISAGSGLLARYLGEAGPKSLFQAAVAVSPAYDIEKAFHRVHPVYSKVMGQRMINYFLKRHYKSFANVRGTEDLLNVKTLGEFQDKLHSISGYKDKDSYYQNSNPILVANQIKTPLLVLNAADDPICVNLNVLENLHWLENLKNTIHVHTKRGSHIAFYEGLFAKSWSNQLIGEYFLSVFNWISTKSANK, via the coding sequence ATGATATTTGGAAATATTTATATCACAATCAGTCTGATACTGGTCTTTGTTTTTTTAATTCATTATTTCATCAATGTTGTTGAATCTCCAACACTTCGATTCATTGATACAGAATTATCTTCAAAAATTATTTCAGAAACACCCAAGTTATTAAAGCGGTATATCCCAACAATTTGGTGTTATAACCCCCATTTCATGTTGTTTCTTCTGATGTTTCGCGAATCAAAAACAAAAGAGTTTCTTTATGATAAAATTGAACATTTAGAAATGAAAGATGGTGGCACAACTGGTCTTGCATGGTCAGGAATTCAATCTGTCAATCACAAAGACAATACACCAATTGTTGTAGTATTTCACACTATCAGTGGAGATGAACAAGACATTAAATCAACTGTTTCTCATATCAGAGAGACATTGAATTGGATTGTGGTAGTTTGTGTCCGAAGAGGACATGGTAACCTTCCACTTACAAAACCAATCATCAATACAATGGGATCAACTTCCGATTTAAAGGAACAATTAAATCACATTCGGAAACAATTCCCAAGTAAACCGTTATTTGGTGTTGGTATCTCAGCTGGTTCTGGTCTTTTAGCACGTTATTTAGGGGAAGCTGGCCCAAAAAGTTTATTCCAAGCTGCGGTTGCAGTATCACCTGCATATGATATCGAAAAAGCATTCCATAGAGTTCACCCAGTTTACAGTAAAGTGATGGGCCAAAGAATGATTAACTACTTTCTAAAGCGCCATTACAAAAGTTTTGCAAATGTTAGAGGAACTGAAGATTTATTGAATGTTAAAACACTTGGAGAATTTCAGGACAAACTACATTCAATTTCTGGTTATAAAGATAAAGACTCCTATTATCAGAATTCAAACCCCATACTGGTTGCAAATCAAATCAAAACACCCCTCTTAGTTTTAAATGCTGCAGATGATCCTATATGCGTAAATTTGAATGTTTTAGAAAACTTACATTGGCTTGAAAATCTCAAAAATACGATTCATGTACACACCAAAAGAGGTAGTCATATTGCATTTTATGAAGGATTATTTGCCAAATCTTGGTCGAATCAATTGATTGGAGAATATTTTCTGTCAGTATTTAATTGGATCTCTACAAAAAGTGCTAATAAATAA
- a CDS encoding glycoside hydrolase family 2 protein — MKIPHSEYPRPQLQRDSYLNLNGEWFLGHVKQGESLEYQHKIIVPFSPESKASGLGNLILKPNEVLFYKREFEISSEFLRDITFLHFGAVDYSCICYINGVEVGYHQGGFLPFFFNVSKAIKIGKNEIRLTVTDPTDTGTQSRGKQKLKRGGIWYTPQSGIWQTVWLESVSEDYIQNIKITPNIETKSVELEINSDTDVITIQILDGNEVIAESSKKTCTVPIPNMILWSPENPKLYDIRIKTKNDEVTSYFGMRKFSIGYDGKFKRLYLNNKPYFHNGLLDQGYWSEGLLTPPDDESMINEIRLMKEMGFNTLRKHIKVEPLRWYYHCDRLGMLVWQDFVCGGGPYETWKVAYLPFIGWKTDDTKHRFLNRTDEKGKKEFIEEMNQTVNLLYNTVSLSVWVLFNEGWGQFDSVNLTKKLKNLDSTRTIDSVSGWYDQGKNSSDLKSLHLYYQKLKVPKKEDRVIVLSEFGGYSLKTEGHVYDDKKLFGYKILPNKETLHYEYKKLIENELIPLIPKGLSASIYTQVSDVEEEINGIVTYDRKVVKFDIPFMQELNSKLKYD, encoded by the coding sequence ATGAAAATACCTCATTCAGAATACCCAAGGCCACAACTCCAAAGGGACAGTTATCTAAATTTAAATGGAGAATGGTTTTTAGGGCATGTAAAACAAGGTGAAAGTCTCGAATACCAACACAAAATCATTGTTCCATTTTCGCCAGAGTCAAAAGCGAGTGGACTCGGTAATTTGATTCTAAAACCAAATGAAGTTTTGTTTTACAAAAGAGAATTTGAAATCAGTTCTGAATTTTTAAGGGATATTACATTTTTACATTTTGGAGCTGTTGATTATTCCTGTATTTGTTATATCAATGGAGTTGAAGTTGGATACCATCAAGGAGGTTTTTTACCATTCTTTTTTAATGTATCAAAAGCCATTAAAATTGGTAAAAACGAGATAAGACTTACTGTGACAGACCCAACTGATACAGGTACGCAATCAAGGGGCAAACAAAAACTAAAACGTGGTGGCATTTGGTACACACCTCAATCTGGCATTTGGCAAACTGTTTGGTTGGAAAGTGTTTCAGAAGATTATATCCAAAACATAAAGATAACACCTAACATAGAAACAAAATCAGTAGAATTAGAAATCAATTCTGATACTGATGTGATCACAATTCAAATTCTAGATGGAAATGAAGTGATTGCAGAAAGTTCCAAAAAAACATGCACAGTGCCAATCCCAAATATGATTTTATGGTCTCCAGAAAATCCCAAATTATATGACATAAGGATCAAAACCAAAAATGATGAGGTGACATCTTATTTTGGCATGCGTAAATTTTCCATTGGATATGATGGAAAATTCAAGAGATTATACCTTAACAACAAACCATATTTTCATAACGGACTTTTAGACCAAGGATATTGGTCAGAAGGACTTTTGACTCCGCCTGACGACGAATCGATGATCAATGAAATTCGCTTAATGAAGGAAATGGGATTTAATACATTAAGAAAACATATCAAAGTTGAGCCATTACGGTGGTACTATCATTGTGATCGTTTGGGAATGTTGGTTTGGCAAGACTTTGTTTGTGGAGGAGGTCCGTATGAAACTTGGAAAGTCGCCTATCTACCGTTTATTGGCTGGAAAACCGATGATACAAAACATCGTTTTTTAAATCGTACGGATGAAAAAGGAAAAAAGGAATTTATAGAAGAAATGAACCAAACTGTAAATCTACTTTATAATACTGTTTCCTTATCTGTATGGGTTCTATTCAATGAAGGATGGGGACAATTTGATAGCGTAAACCTCACTAAAAAATTAAAAAACCTGGATTCCACTCGGACCATTGATAGTGTAAGTGGATGGTATGACCAAGGTAAAAATAGCAGTGATCTAAAAAGCCTACACCTATACTACCAAAAGTTAAAAGTTCCCAAAAAAGAAGATAGAGTCATCGTACTATCTGAGTTTGGCGGATATTCTCTAAAAACAGAAGGACATGTTTATGATGACAAAAAACTATTTGGTTATAAAATCCTTCCCAACAAAGAAACATTACACTATGAATATAAAAAATTAATAGAAAATGAACTGATTCCATTAATCCCAAAAGGACTTAGTGCCTCAATTTACACTCAGGTGAGCGATGTGGAAGAAGAAATTAATGGAATTGTTACTTATGACAGAAAAGTTGTTAAATTTGACATTCCTTTCATGCAAGAACTGAATTCAAAATTAAAGTACGACTAA
- a CDS encoding MFS transporter: MKNHSLSGRLWFVLILFGLVGQIAWSVENIYFNLFIYNTISKSTSSVTLMVQLSGIVATFITLFAGILSDRLGNRKYFISLGYLFWGFLTLSFAFVSKENTSLWFGITDETQIIQLTIAIVITLDCIMTAFGSTANDAAFNAYVTDNTGNARSLAEGVLSAMPLLAMLIVAGGFGMIVIALGYPGLFIAVGTLMSLSGVIGLWFIKDHPNLKAQRSDFISDILYGFRTSVILNHKRLYLYFIAMGIYGIASQIYMPYLIIFMQEYLSFNAIQYSIVLAGVILGASVITILLGKQFDGKDKDKLLLQFSSIYIFGMASLYVVAKTLKGYDSTILMVSVGFTSLVLITGFVQVLALLGAQIRDYTPNENTGKLQGIRMIFFVLIPMFIGPMIGQKINESTNLTYIDPANGSLAHVPSPEIFITGAIFCLFIFYPLMLIRRGNQN, encoded by the coding sequence ATGAAAAATCACAGTTTGAGTGGACGCCTTTGGTTTGTTCTCATTTTATTCGGTCTTGTTGGCCAAATCGCTTGGTCTGTAGAAAACATTTACTTCAATTTATTTATCTACAATACAATTTCAAAAAGTACTTCATCCGTAACTCTTATGGTACAATTGAGCGGAATTGTTGCGACTTTTATCACTTTGTTCGCTGGAATTTTATCTGATCGACTTGGGAATCGAAAGTATTTTATCTCTCTTGGATATTTGTTTTGGGGATTTCTAACCTTATCGTTTGCCTTCGTTTCTAAAGAAAACACAAGCCTATGGTTTGGGATCACAGACGAAACACAAATCATTCAACTCACAATCGCCATTGTGATTACTCTTGACTGTATCATGACAGCATTTGGATCCACTGCAAATGATGCAGCATTTAATGCCTATGTAACCGATAATACGGGTAATGCTCGAAGTTTAGCAGAAGGTGTTTTATCGGCAATGCCACTTCTTGCAATGTTAATTGTTGCAGGAGGTTTTGGTATGATCGTCATTGCTTTAGGATATCCAGGACTCTTCATTGCGGTTGGAACTTTGATGTCGTTATCTGGTGTGATTGGCTTATGGTTTATCAAAGATCATCCCAATCTGAAAGCACAAAGATCAGATTTTATTTCAGATATCTTATACGGTTTTAGGACTTCAGTGATTCTAAATCATAAACGATTGTATTTGTATTTTATTGCTATGGGAATTTATGGGATTGCAAGTCAGATTTATATGCCCTATCTCATCATATTTATGCAAGAGTATCTTAGTTTTAATGCAATCCAATATTCAATCGTACTCGCTGGTGTGATATTAGGTGCAAGTGTCATTACCATACTCCTTGGAAAACAATTTGATGGAAAAGACAAAGACAAACTTCTCTTACAATTTTCTTCTATTTATATTTTTGGTATGGCATCATTGTATGTAGTCGCAAAAACTTTAAAAGGATACGATTCTACAATTTTAATGGTCTCTGTTGGTTTTACTAGTTTGGTTTTAATTACAGGATTTGTTCAAGTGTTAGCACTTCTGGGAGCACAAATCAGAGATTATACTCCAAATGAAAATACAGGAAAATTACAAGGAATCCGTATGATTTTCTTTGTATTAATTCCAATGTTCATTGGACCAATGATTGGACAAAAAATTAACGAATCTACGAATTTAACCTATATAGATCCAGCAAACGGAAGCCTAGCGCATGTTCCATCTCCAGAGATTTTCATTACAGGAGCCATCTTTTGTTTGTTTATCTTTTATCCATTAATGCTAATTAGACGAGGAAATCAAAACTAG